A region from the Paraburkholderia youngii genome encodes:
- a CDS encoding ATP-binding protein: MTIRHRITLLVILMLVALSAIGGYAVLQTRNSAANVRQVTQGVVPSALASADLVSQLKDVQLAMMTLVYAPDENMVSQARDLLKSKEASLHAALDVQAKAAQGQAQTGLVSQARDSLANYFNAVNDTARMKADGKNELAQAYLFANVAQYRDELEGIVETLRIEKNRQKDAAIDDLNSALATTTTAIGAATGAAIVVLLLISALLYRQITRPLSRMQVEMSEIAASQDFTRRVPVGRMDEIGHSIVAFNGMIEKIQQSSLQLKQKTADIQAMLQNMQQGILTVVEGVVVHPEYSAYLEAIFETREIAGRPLLDLVFGGTGINSDELAQIEAALHACIGEDSMNFEFNQHLLVNEIAKPMADGRVKTLDLSWSAITDEHDVVQRLMLCVRDVTELRALAAEAGEQKRRLEMIGEILAVSQEKFHHFVESATGFISENERIIRQHHEPSLEAVAELFRNMHTVKGNARTYSLQHLTGVVHETEQRYDALRRADGGEAWDQQLLIDDLQRVKAALETYATINEVSLGRKGPGQNGAVDRYLMVDRELIQKQLDLLESADPADRDALVSMRESLQRELRLLGTESIYEALAGVLESLPSLAAELGKEAPIVSIDNNGYRVRSEVSNTLRNVFTHLLRNSVDHGIEPAAERIANGKDAAGVIGLEVGVDHHALQITISDDGRGLALAKIRAAAIERGWIDADAALSDEAIAELIFRSGFSTAQSVSEISGRGVGMDAVRDFVRRERGRIELRFTDDRRGADYRRFQTVVSFPEDWAVDSLDASTDAARERDADAVAG; the protein is encoded by the coding sequence ATGACCATCCGTCACCGCATCACGCTACTCGTCATTCTGATGCTCGTCGCGCTATCCGCCATTGGTGGATACGCTGTGCTTCAGACTCGCAACAGCGCCGCCAACGTCAGGCAGGTGACCCAGGGTGTCGTGCCGAGCGCGCTCGCGTCGGCCGACCTCGTGTCGCAGCTCAAGGACGTGCAGCTCGCGATGATGACGCTCGTCTATGCGCCTGACGAGAACATGGTCTCGCAGGCGCGCGACCTGCTGAAGAGCAAGGAAGCGTCGCTGCACGCGGCGCTCGACGTGCAGGCGAAGGCCGCGCAAGGTCAGGCCCAAACCGGGCTCGTGAGTCAGGCGCGCGACAGCCTCGCCAACTATTTCAACGCGGTCAACGACACCGCGAGGATGAAGGCCGACGGCAAGAACGAACTGGCGCAGGCGTATCTGTTCGCAAACGTCGCGCAATACCGCGATGAGCTCGAAGGCATCGTCGAGACGCTGCGAATCGAGAAGAACCGCCAGAAAGACGCCGCGATCGACGACCTGAACAGCGCGCTCGCCACCACGACGACGGCGATCGGCGCCGCGACCGGCGCGGCCATCGTCGTGCTGCTGCTGATCAGCGCGCTGCTGTATCGGCAGATCACCCGGCCGCTGAGCCGCATGCAGGTGGAGATGAGCGAGATCGCGGCAAGCCAGGACTTCACGCGCCGCGTGCCGGTCGGCCGCATGGACGAGATCGGTCATTCGATCGTCGCGTTCAACGGCATGATCGAGAAGATCCAGCAAAGCTCGCTGCAGTTGAAGCAGAAGACCGCCGATATCCAGGCGATGCTGCAAAACATGCAGCAGGGGATTCTGACTGTGGTCGAAGGCGTGGTCGTGCATCCGGAATACTCCGCGTATCTGGAGGCCATCTTCGAGACTCGCGAGATTGCGGGCCGTCCGCTGCTCGACCTCGTGTTCGGCGGCACCGGTATCAACAGCGATGAGCTCGCGCAGATCGAAGCGGCGCTGCACGCATGTATCGGTGAAGACAGCATGAACTTCGAGTTCAATCAGCACCTGCTCGTCAACGAGATCGCCAAGCCGATGGCCGATGGCCGCGTGAAGACGCTCGACCTGAGCTGGTCGGCGATCACCGACGAACACGACGTCGTGCAGCGTTTGATGCTGTGCGTGCGCGACGTGACCGAACTGCGCGCGCTCGCCGCCGAGGCCGGCGAACAGAAGCGCCGGTTGGAAATGATCGGCGAGATTCTCGCGGTGAGCCAGGAGAAATTCCATCACTTCGTCGAAAGCGCGACGGGCTTCATCAGCGAAAACGAGCGGATCATCCGTCAGCATCACGAGCCGAGTCTCGAAGCGGTCGCCGAGCTGTTCCGCAATATGCACACCGTCAAGGGCAATGCACGCACCTACAGCCTTCAGCATCTGACCGGCGTCGTCCACGAAACCGAACAGCGTTACGACGCATTGCGCCGCGCGGACGGCGGTGAAGCGTGGGACCAGCAGCTTCTGATCGACGATCTGCAGCGCGTGAAGGCTGCGCTCGAAACCTACGCGACGATCAACGAAGTGAGCCTCGGCCGCAAGGGTCCGGGCCAGAACGGCGCGGTGGATCGCTACCTGATGGTCGATCGCGAGTTGATCCAGAAGCAGTTGGACTTGCTCGAAAGCGCCGATCCGGCCGACCGGGACGCACTCGTGTCGATGCGCGAATCGTTGCAGCGCGAGCTGCGTCTGTTGGGCACCGAATCGATCTACGAAGCGCTCGCGGGCGTGCTCGAATCGCTGCCGTCTCTGGCGGCCGAACTCGGCAAGGAAGCGCCGATCGTCAGCATCGACAACAACGGTTATCGCGTGCGCAGCGAGGTCAGCAATACGCTGCGTAATGTGTTCACGCACCTGCTGCGCAATTCGGTCGATCACGGCATCGAGCCCGCCGCCGAGCGTATCGCGAACGGCAAGGACGCGGCCGGCGTCATCGGGTTGGAAGTGGGCGTCGACCATCACGCGCTGCAGATCACCATCAGCGACGACGGCCGGGGTCTCGCGCTCGCAAAGATCCGTGCCGCGGCGATCGAACGCGGCTGGATCGACGCCGATGCCGCGCTCAGCGACGAAGCGATTGCCGAGCTGATCTTCCGTTCCGGCTTTTCGACCGCGCAGAGCGTCAGCGAGATTTCGGGCCGCGGCGTCGGGATGGATGCGGTGCGCGATTTCGTGCGGCGCGAGCGTGGCCGCATCGAATTGCGTTTCACCGACGATCGTCGCGGCGCCGACTATCGCCGCTTTCAGACCGTCGTATCGTTCCCCGAGGACTGGGCGGTCGACAGTCTCGATGCGTCCACCGATGCAGCGCGCGAGCGTGACGCGGATGCGGTAGCAGGCTGA
- a CDS encoding glycosyltransferase family 4 protein yields the protein MTTGSIKSLQIGMHWFPERAGGLDRMYYSLVGALPGAGVAVRGVVAGSPKVAADTGGAINGFGSAAQSLPLRLMAARRALRQEIRRSRPDVISSHFALYTFPGLDVTRGIPQVSHFQGPWADESHVEGADSLGQRAKRYLEQSVYARSSRLIVLSDAFGKILTTRYGISPERVRVVPGCVDVEQFNLPITQAEARLRLQLPQDRPIVLAVRRLVRRMGLEDLIDAVKLVKRSAPDVLLLIAGKGRLESELQARIDEAGLEHNVKLLGFVPDQHLAALYRAANLSVVPTVALEGFGLITVESLASGTPVLVTPVGGLPEAVAGLSPDLVLPETGAAAIAAGLAGAFNGTLKLPDEDACRRYAREHFDNAVIAKRVAAVYAEAIAGDALH from the coding sequence ATGACGACTGGCTCAATCAAATCACTGCAGATCGGGATGCACTGGTTTCCCGAACGCGCGGGCGGCCTCGACCGCATGTACTACTCGCTGGTCGGCGCGCTGCCGGGCGCGGGCGTCGCGGTGCGCGGCGTCGTCGCCGGCTCGCCGAAAGTCGCGGCCGATACCGGTGGCGCGATCAACGGCTTCGGTTCGGCCGCACAGTCGCTGCCGTTGCGGCTGATGGCGGCACGCCGCGCGCTGCGCCAGGAGATCCGCAGGTCGCGGCCCGATGTGATTTCATCACACTTCGCGCTCTATACGTTTCCGGGCCTCGACGTGACGCGCGGCATTCCGCAGGTGTCGCATTTCCAGGGGCCGTGGGCCGACGAGAGCCACGTCGAAGGCGCCGATTCGCTCGGCCAGCGCGCGAAGCGTTATCTGGAGCAGTCGGTGTACGCGCGTTCGTCGCGGCTGATCGTACTGTCGGACGCGTTCGGCAAGATCCTGACGACGCGCTACGGCATCTCACCGGAGCGCGTGCGCGTGGTGCCGGGCTGCGTCGACGTCGAGCAGTTCAATCTGCCGATCACGCAGGCCGAAGCGCGTCTGCGTCTGCAATTGCCGCAGGATCGGCCGATCGTGCTGGCGGTGCGACGGCTGGTGCGGCGCATGGGTCTCGAAGATCTGATCGATGCGGTGAAGCTGGTGAAACGCAGCGCGCCCGACGTGCTGCTGCTGATCGCGGGCAAGGGTCGGCTCGAAAGCGAGCTTCAGGCGCGCATCGACGAGGCGGGGCTCGAACACAACGTGAAGCTGCTCGGCTTCGTGCCCGATCAGCATCTGGCGGCACTGTATCGCGCGGCCAATCTCAGCGTCGTACCGACTGTCGCGCTGGAAGGCTTCGGGCTCATCACGGTCGAATCGCTTGCGTCGGGCACGCCGGTGCTGGTGACGCCGGTCGGCGGATTGCCGGAGGCGGTGGCGGGCTTGTCGCCGGATCTGGTGTTGCCGGAGACCGGCGCAGCGGCGATCGCCGCGGGTCTCGCCGGCGCGTTCAACGGCACGCTAAAGCTGCCCGATGAGGATGCATGCCGCCGCTATGCGCGCGAGCACTTCGATAACGCAGTGATCGCGAAGCGGGTCGCGGCGGTGTATGCCGAAGCGATCGCGGGGGACGCACTGCATTGA
- a CDS encoding glycosyltransferase family 4 protein, whose amino-acid sequence MRVAIVTHVVRHNDGQGRVNHEIARAALDENIRVTLVASHVAPELLAHPNVRWAPVKIGRWWPTNLLRQQVFALKSALWLRAHRRDYDVLHVNGFITWMRADVNTSHFVHSGWFASKYYPFGLTKGVWSAYQSVYTRCNALLERWAYRRSKVITAVSQKVADEIRAIGLTPRNRVDVIYNGVDTQGFAAASGDRAKFRLPDDAFLLLFVGDLRTPRKNLGTVLAALKHLPEHVQIAVAGFLPGSPYPEQAKALGIAHRVHFLGLVKEMPVLMHSVDAFVFPSRYEAMSLSLLEAMAAGLPVVTARTAGGAEIITPECGIVLDDPDDPQALARAVAQLAGDDTARRAMGQAASELATGFGWARMAAQYIALYRQLAGQQENRRRSRTEATVVAQNDALTLNHLAGQKSVE is encoded by the coding sequence TTGAGAGTCGCCATAGTCACGCACGTAGTGCGTCATAACGACGGCCAGGGGCGCGTCAATCACGAGATCGCGCGCGCGGCGCTCGACGAGAACATCCGCGTGACGCTGGTCGCGTCGCACGTGGCGCCCGAACTGCTCGCGCATCCGAACGTGCGCTGGGCGCCGGTGAAGATCGGCCGCTGGTGGCCGACCAATCTGCTGCGCCAGCAGGTGTTCGCTCTCAAGAGCGCGCTATGGCTGCGCGCGCATCGGCGCGACTACGACGTGCTGCACGTGAACGGCTTCATCACGTGGATGCGCGCCGACGTCAATACCTCGCATTTCGTGCACAGCGGCTGGTTCGCGAGCAAGTACTACCCGTTCGGTTTGACGAAGGGCGTGTGGTCCGCGTACCAGTCGGTCTATACGCGCTGCAATGCGCTGCTCGAACGCTGGGCGTACCGGCGCTCGAAGGTGATCACCGCGGTGTCGCAGAAGGTCGCCGACGAAATCCGCGCGATCGGCCTCACGCCCCGCAACCGCGTGGACGTGATCTACAACGGCGTCGACACGCAAGGCTTCGCGGCGGCGAGCGGCGATCGCGCGAAGTTTCGGTTACCGGACGATGCGTTCCTGCTGCTGTTCGTCGGCGATCTGCGCACCCCGCGCAAGAATCTCGGCACCGTGCTCGCCGCATTGAAGCATCTGCCCGAGCACGTGCAGATCGCGGTGGCCGGCTTTCTGCCGGGCAGCCCGTATCCGGAACAGGCGAAGGCGCTCGGCATCGCGCATCGGGTGCATTTTCTCGGGCTGGTGAAGGAGATGCCAGTGCTGATGCATTCGGTCGACGCGTTCGTGTTTCCATCGCGCTACGAAGCGATGAGTCTGTCGCTGCTCGAAGCGATGGCGGCGGGCCTGCCCGTCGTGACCGCGCGCACCGCGGGCGGCGCCGAGATCATCACGCCGGAGTGCGGCATCGTGCTCGACGATCCCGACGACCCGCAGGCGCTCGCTCGCGCAGTCGCGCAACTCGCCGGCGACGACACCGCGCGCCGCGCGATGGGCCAGGCCGCCAGCGAGCTCGCAACCGGCTTCGGCTGGGCGCGCATGGCCGCGCAATACATCGCGCTGTACCGGCAACTGGCCGGGCAGCAGGAAAACCGCCGGCGTAGCCGGACGGAGGCGACGGTCGTCGCGCAGAACGATGCGCTGACACTGAATCATCTCGCCGGACAGAAGAGCGTGGAATGA
- a CDS encoding glucose-6-phosphate isomerase — MSTIPRANPLPPAGAGNAGAAQTNASGLLSGATREWLPPLLLWLITAVLIVAHQGTVLTLAFPVLAILTGLWLYFKSPARYIGFMWWLWFLSPEVRRLADWSKGAFTPTSLIQVAPLAVTMISGLSLLRYYRLLAQRRGLPVLLILLGLVYAFLIGVMSSGPLAATYDLANWLYPILIGFHIMAHTRQYPQYRDTIVGTFIWGMLVMGGYGLIQFFIMPPWDALWMLGSQMNSQGDPVPMGVRVFSTMNSSGPFAFAMMGAMVFVMAAQHRLRWIAAGLGFFSFALSLVRSTWGGWVIALFIQLVKSNNKVRVRIVASAVLLAGFCVPLLAVGPVAERMQARLNTIVNLHDDQSYAARNEFYATFAKTAFTDVSGEGMGATGTSTKLSNDGGQLGQYGNFDSGVMNVPFVLGWPGTLLYMSGIVWLLTRAVLASFRLRDDKFVSACLSLCLATFAMLVFTNSLVGTGGLLLFMGAFSILSAVHYEKMNRARTLFLHGGTD, encoded by the coding sequence ATGTCGACGATTCCGCGCGCGAACCCATTGCCGCCGGCCGGCGCGGGCAACGCCGGCGCCGCGCAAACCAATGCGAGCGGGCTGCTGTCCGGCGCAACGCGAGAATGGCTGCCGCCGCTGTTGCTGTGGCTGATCACCGCGGTGCTGATCGTCGCGCATCAGGGCACGGTGCTGACGCTCGCGTTTCCGGTGCTCGCGATCCTCACGGGCCTGTGGCTCTACTTCAAGAGCCCGGCGCGCTATATCGGCTTCATGTGGTGGCTGTGGTTCCTGAGCCCCGAAGTGCGGCGTCTCGCGGACTGGTCGAAAGGCGCGTTCACGCCGACCAGCCTGATCCAGGTCGCGCCGCTCGCCGTGACGATGATCAGCGGCCTGTCGCTGCTGCGCTACTACCGGCTGCTCGCGCAGCGCCGTGGTTTGCCGGTGCTGCTGATCCTGCTCGGCCTCGTCTACGCGTTCCTGATCGGCGTGATGTCGAGCGGGCCGCTTGCGGCCACCTACGACCTCGCGAACTGGCTCTATCCGATCCTGATCGGCTTTCACATCATGGCGCACACGCGCCAGTATCCGCAGTACCGCGACACGATCGTTGGCACGTTCATCTGGGGCATGCTGGTGATGGGCGGCTACGGCCTGATCCAGTTCTTCATCATGCCGCCGTGGGACGCGCTGTGGATGCTCGGCTCGCAGATGAACTCGCAGGGCGACCCGGTGCCGATGGGCGTGCGGGTGTTCAGCACGATGAACTCGTCGGGCCCGTTCGCGTTCGCGATGATGGGCGCGATGGTCTTCGTGATGGCCGCGCAGCACCGCCTGCGCTGGATCGCCGCCGGGCTCGGCTTCTTCTCGTTCGCGTTGAGCCTCGTGCGCTCGACGTGGGGCGGCTGGGTCATCGCGCTCTTCATCCAGCTGGTGAAGTCGAACAACAAGGTGCGCGTGCGCATCGTCGCGAGCGCGGTGCTGCTCGCCGGCTTCTGCGTGCCGCTGCTGGCGGTCGGCCCGGTGGCCGAACGGATGCAGGCGCGCCTGAACACGATCGTCAATCTGCACGACGACCAGAGCTACGCGGCCCGCAACGAGTTCTACGCGACCTTCGCGAAGACCGCGTTTACCGACGTGTCGGGCGAGGGCATGGGCGCGACCGGCACCTCGACGAAGCTCTCCAACGACGGCGGCCAGCTCGGCCAGTACGGCAACTTCGACAGCGGCGTGATGAACGTTCCGTTCGTGCTCGGCTGGCCCGGCACCCTGCTGTACATGTCCGGCATCGTGTGGCTGCTGACGCGCGCGGTGCTCGCGTCGTTCAGGCTGCGCGACGACAAGTTCGTCTCCGCGTGCCTGAGCCTGTGTCTTGCGACCTTCGCGATGCTGGTGTTCACGAACTCGCTGGTCGGCACCGGCGGCCTGCTGCTTTTCATGGGCGCTTTTTCGATTCTTTCCGCGGTTCACTACGAAAAGATGAACCGCGCACGCACGCTATTTCTCCACGGAGGCACGGATTGA
- a CDS encoding glycosyltransferase family 4 protein produces MSTKVHVHLFYGADPRFYRKGDDIGCLYGYHHAESEAFALTYSQDARESRPVRLVRRALKAALGFDFIHTWRNRAEMLRSDVIWTHTEQEWLSAALMLLLCGRKAGPGASPLLLAQSVWLLDKWPSYGIVRSWLYRKLMTRADRLTTLASENAELCQDYFRRDATPLLYGLNTRDFPVNAPTQWTPRTPLRIAAIGNDRDRDWETLIKAFGNDSRYSVKLATRRRIPASLRASNVEIALFSGIKKQHELYDWADVIVVPLRPNSHASGITVMLEAAAVGKPMVATDVGALRDYFPADEAAYVPPFIPEALRAAVDRLAADPAEALRQAQAAAAGLLARDLTTEHYAMQHVRITREMLSARGQASAHAAAARHEQRAAPARESRGGL; encoded by the coding sequence ATGAGTACCAAGGTTCATGTTCATCTGTTCTACGGCGCCGATCCGCGCTTTTATCGCAAGGGCGACGATATCGGCTGTCTGTACGGTTATCACCACGCGGAGTCCGAAGCATTCGCGCTGACCTATTCGCAAGACGCGCGCGAAAGCCGGCCCGTACGGCTCGTGCGGCGCGCGCTGAAGGCCGCGCTCGGCTTCGATTTCATCCATACGTGGCGCAATCGCGCCGAGATGCTGCGCTCGGACGTGATCTGGACGCATACCGAGCAGGAATGGCTGTCCGCCGCGCTGATGCTGCTGCTGTGCGGCCGCAAGGCGGGGCCCGGCGCGTCGCCGCTCCTGCTCGCGCAAAGCGTGTGGCTGCTCGACAAGTGGCCGTCGTACGGCATCGTGCGCAGCTGGCTGTATCGCAAGCTGATGACGCGCGCCGATCGGCTGACCACGCTTGCGAGCGAAAACGCCGAGCTATGCCAGGACTACTTCCGCCGCGACGCGACGCCGCTGCTGTACGGCCTGAACACGCGCGACTTTCCGGTCAATGCGCCGACGCAGTGGACGCCGCGCACGCCGCTGCGCATCGCGGCGATCGGCAACGATCGCGACCGTGACTGGGAGACGCTGATCAAGGCGTTCGGCAACGATTCGCGCTATTCGGTGAAGCTCGCGACGCGGCGGCGGATTCCCGCGTCGCTGCGCGCGTCGAATGTCGAGATCGCGCTGTTCTCCGGCATCAAGAAGCAGCACGAGCTGTACGACTGGGCCGACGTGATCGTCGTGCCGTTGCGACCGAACTCGCACGCATCGGGCATCACCGTCATGCTCGAAGCGGCGGCGGTCGGCAAGCCGATGGTCGCGACCGACGTCGGCGCACTGCGCGACTATTTTCCCGCCGACGAAGCCGCCTACGTGCCGCCGTTCATTCCGGAGGCGCTGCGCGCCGCGGTCGACCGGCTCGCCGCCGACCCCGCCGAGGCGCTGCGCCAGGCGCAGGCAGCCGCGGCCGGTCTGCTCGCGCGCGATCTGACCACCGAGCACTACGCGATGCAGCACGTGCGGATCACGCGCGAGATGCTGAGCGCGCGCGGGCAGGCGAGCGCGCACGCGGCCGCGGCCAGGCACGAGCAACGCGCCGCACCTGCGCGCGAATCGCGCGGAGGCCTCTAA
- a CDS encoding glycosyltransferase family 2 protein has translation MKVTVLVPTYRRPADLARCLAALERQSRAPDEVIVVARVDDDATHACLRDPSTRGRLPLVIAPVDIPGQVAALNRGLDAASGDVIAITDDDAAPRRDWVERIAAAFEADARLGALGGRDWVHEKGRVLDGERPLVGKVTAHGKIIGNHHLGVGAAREVDILKGANMSYRRDAVRTIRFDARLRGAGAQVHNDMAFSLAVKNAGWKLVYDPQVAVDHFPAERFDDDKRDAQTMAALRNAAFNFHLILRDQLPPLRREAAWWWWTLVGTRLYPGLMHAALALLSKQAQLQLSRWREVRAGAHEARRALSKSGVSA, from the coding sequence ATGAAAGTAACGGTACTGGTACCGACTTATCGCCGCCCGGCCGATCTCGCGCGCTGCCTCGCGGCGCTCGAGCGGCAATCGCGCGCGCCCGACGAAGTGATCGTGGTCGCGCGCGTCGACGACGACGCGACCCATGCATGCCTGCGCGATCCGTCCACGCGCGGCCGCCTGCCGCTGGTGATCGCGCCGGTGGACATACCCGGCCAGGTCGCGGCGCTCAATCGCGGGCTCGATGCCGCCAGCGGCGACGTGATCGCGATCACCGACGACGACGCCGCGCCGCGCCGCGACTGGGTCGAGCGCATCGCCGCCGCGTTCGAAGCCGATGCGCGCCTGGGCGCCTTGGGCGGGCGCGACTGGGTGCACGAAAAAGGCCGCGTGCTCGACGGCGAGCGGCCGCTGGTCGGCAAGGTGACCGCGCACGGCAAGATCATCGGCAATCATCACCTGGGGGTCGGTGCCGCACGCGAAGTCGACATCCTGAAGGGCGCCAACATGAGCTACCGGCGCGACGCGGTGCGCACGATCCGCTTCGACGCGCGTCTGCGCGGCGCGGGCGCGCAGGTGCACAACGACATGGCGTTCAGCCTCGCGGTAAAGAACGCGGGCTGGAAGCTCGTCTACGATCCGCAGGTCGCCGTCGATCATTTCCCCGCCGAACGTTTCGACGACGACAAACGCGACGCGCAGACGATGGCCGCGCTGCGCAACGCCGCGTTCAACTTCCATCTGATCCTGCGCGACCAGTTGCCGCCGCTGCGCCGCGAAGCCGCGTGGTGGTGGTGGACGCTGGTCGGCACACGGCTTTATCCGGGCCTCATGCATGCGGCGCTCGCGCTGCTGTCGAAACAGGCGCAGTTGCAGCTGTCGCGCTGGCGCGAGGTGCGCGCGGGCGCCCACGAAGCGCGGCGCGCGCTGTCGAAGAGCGGAGTGTCCGCATGA